A single Flavobacterium sp. 1 DNA region contains:
- a CDS encoding YafY family protein, with translation MLDETPKRFDRIVAILIQLQSKKIVKAQELANRFEVSLRTIYRDIRTLEASGVPIYSEAGVGYALMDGYRLPPVMFTREEASSFIAAEKLMQKFTDAALGNHYATAMYKLKAVLRSDDKDWVSSIESSVLMQSSEKLFNDKSPNTLATLFESIAEKTQVILSYEAIQSDGITVRNIEPVGVFHDNNNWYMLGYCHLRKDYRQFRADRVHGIKKTEIPFSLEHDALETYLNKNKNGSTIKIRILVEKKIANYLTSERKYYGFVSEKQIEDKIEMTFMSCDKLEGFSRWYLMFGDYATILEPERLKTKILELLERNKQKLL, from the coding sequence ATGCTCGACGAAACCCCAAAACGGTTTGACCGAATCGTAGCAATTCTAATCCAATTACAATCCAAAAAAATTGTAAAAGCTCAGGAATTGGCGAATCGTTTTGAAGTAAGCTTACGAACTATTTATCGTGACATTCGCACCTTAGAAGCTTCGGGAGTTCCTATTTATAGTGAAGCCGGCGTTGGGTATGCCTTAATGGATGGGTATAGATTACCGCCTGTAATGTTTACCCGTGAAGAAGCCAGCAGTTTTATTGCAGCCGAAAAATTAATGCAGAAATTTACTGATGCAGCTCTTGGGAATCATTATGCTACGGCGATGTACAAACTGAAAGCGGTACTTCGAAGTGATGATAAAGATTGGGTTTCGAGCATTGAATCCAGTGTATTGATGCAATCGTCAGAGAAGCTTTTTAATGATAAATCGCCTAATACTCTAGCTACGCTTTTTGAAAGTATTGCTGAGAAAACACAAGTTATTCTTTCGTATGAAGCTATTCAATCAGATGGAATTACAGTGCGAAATATTGAACCTGTAGGGGTTTTTCACGATAATAACAATTGGTATATGTTAGGGTATTGTCATTTGCGAAAAGATTATCGTCAATTTCGGGCTGATCGTGTTCATGGAATCAAGAAAACAGAAATCCCTTTTTCATTAGAACATGACGCATTGGAAACCTATTTGAATAAGAATAAAAATGGCTCAACAATCAAAATCAGGATTTTGGTGGAGAAAAAAATCGCCAATTACCTGACATCCGAACGAAAATACTACGGCTTTGTTTCTGAAAAACAAATAGAAGATAAAATCGAAATGACTTTCATGTCTTGTGATAAGTTGGAAGGATTTTCGCGCTGGTATCTGATGTTTGGAGATTATGCCACTATATTGGAACCAGAAAGATTAAAGACCAAAATTCTGGAATTACTTGAACGGAACAAACAAAAGCTCTTATAA
- a CDS encoding DUF3575 domain-containing protein — MKKIIVLGFVLISFIAKGQESEKVSVEKNLYGAQLGLLSTSFYYETQLQRKITLRTEIGLVLAFSTHDYADPAIKDETTTLIVPYLTLEPRWYYGLDRRKRLGKKTYNNSSNYVSLANSYMSYKTPITNNGDFDVVSAITIIPKYGIRRAFAKHFNYEFSAGVGYQYNVFSKTEGCDCDHNNTAIDAQIRIGYDF, encoded by the coding sequence ATGAAAAAAATTATAGTTTTGGGTTTCGTTTTAATCAGTTTCATTGCAAAAGGACAAGAATCAGAAAAAGTATCGGTTGAGAAAAATTTATATGGCGCTCAGTTGGGTTTGTTAAGTACAAGTTTTTATTATGAAACTCAATTGCAAAGAAAAATTACACTTCGAACAGAAATAGGTTTGGTATTAGCATTTTCTACGCACGATTATGCAGATCCTGCAATTAAAGATGAAACTACTACACTTATTGTCCCATACCTAACACTGGAGCCAAGATGGTATTATGGTTTAGATAGAAGAAAAAGGCTTGGAAAAAAGACCTATAACAATTCTTCAAATTATGTTTCATTGGCAAATTCCTATATGTCTTATAAAACTCCAATAACAAATAACGGTGATTTTGATGTTGTATCAGCTATTACTATTATTCCTAAGTATGGAATTCGTAGAGCTTTTGCAAAGCATTTCAATTATGAATTTTCTGCAGGTGTTGGTTACCAATATAATGTATTTAGTAAAACCGAAGGCTGTGATTGCGACCATAATAACACAGCAATTGATGCTCAAATAAGAATTGGATACGATTTTTAA
- a CDS encoding alpha/beta fold hydrolase → MNQIIFKNTQISYSDSGKGTAVVLLHGFLENKTMWDVYVSELSKKNRIITIDLLGHGETESLGYIQTMEENADVVHDVLSKLRIRKAILVGHSMGGYVALAFAELYPEKMKGLVLLNSTSKEDSSERKKNRDRAIKAVKKDYETFIRLSIANLFSEENREILTNEIDAVKIQALKTPLQGIVASLEGMKVRKDREYILHSATYPKLLILGKKDPVLNYEENLEQIKNTEIELVTLPDGHMSSIENQAELLTVLADFFKRI, encoded by the coding sequence ATGAATCAAATTATCTTCAAAAACACGCAAATTTCGTACTCTGATTCTGGAAAAGGAACAGCAGTAGTCTTACTTCATGGTTTTTTGGAAAATAAAACCATGTGGGATGTTTATGTTTCCGAATTAAGTAAAAAAAACAGAATCATAACCATCGATTTATTGGGACACGGCGAAACCGAAAGTTTGGGTTATATTCAAACCATGGAAGAAAATGCCGATGTGGTTCATGATGTTTTATCCAAATTGCGAATTCGAAAAGCCATTCTTGTGGGCCATTCTATGGGCGGTTATGTCGCTTTGGCTTTCGCCGAATTGTATCCCGAAAAAATGAAAGGATTAGTATTGCTCAACTCTACTTCCAAAGAAGACAGTTCCGAAAGAAAGAAAAACAGAGACCGCGCCATCAAAGCCGTTAAGAAAGATTACGAAACTTTCATCCGATTATCGATTGCCAATTTGTTCAGTGAAGAGAATAGAGAAATCCTTACCAATGAAATCGATGCAGTAAAAATTCAGGCTCTAAAAACACCACTGCAAGGAATTGTGGCCTCGCTTGAAGGAATGAAAGTCAGAAAAGACCGTGAATATATTTTGCATTCAGCAACCTATCCAAAATTATTGATTCTGGGAAAAAAAGATCCTGTTCTTAATTACGAAGAAAATCTGGAACAAATAAAAAATACCGAAATTGAATTGGTTACTCTTCCAGACGGACACATGAGCTCTATTGAAAACCAAGCCGAATTACTAACTGTTTTAGCAGACTTTTTCAAAAGAATATAA
- the aceA gene encoding isocitrate lyase — protein sequence MKTTETRIQELISDWITNPRWKGIERPYTAEEVINLQGSYQIEHSIAKMGAVKLWNKLNSQDFVTGLGALTGNQAIQEVEAGLDAIYLSGWQVAADANVAGEMYPDQSLYPANSVPLVVKRINNALLRADQIQIVNKTTDKKDYLIPIVADAEAGFGGNLNAFELMKSMIESGASGVHFEDQLSSAKKCGHLGGKVLVPTQEAINKLIAARLAADVMGTPTLIVARTDADAANLLTSDIDPRDTKFITGEKTAEGFFYVNCGVEQGIDRGLSYAPYADLIWMETSNPNLAYAKRFADAIHDKFPGKLLAYNCSPSFNWAAKLSVAEMETFREDLAAMGYKFQFITLAGFHALNTSMFELSKAYKERGMAGYSELQEREFALQQHGFKAVKHQNFVGTSYFDAVQNTVTTGKSSTTAMKDSTEVAQF from the coding sequence ATGAAAACAACCGAGACAAGAATTCAAGAATTAATTAGCGACTGGATTACAAACCCGAGATGGAAAGGAATCGAACGTCCTTATACTGCTGAAGAAGTAATAAATCTTCAAGGTTCTTATCAAATTGAGCACAGCATTGCCAAAATGGGAGCGGTTAAACTATGGAACAAACTCAATTCTCAAGATTTTGTTACAGGACTAGGAGCTCTTACCGGAAACCAAGCTATTCAGGAAGTCGAAGCTGGATTAGATGCCATTTATCTCAGCGGCTGGCAAGTAGCAGCCGATGCCAATGTGGCGGGCGAAATGTATCCGGATCAATCTTTATATCCAGCCAACAGTGTTCCGTTAGTAGTAAAGAGAATCAACAATGCTCTGTTGCGTGCCGATCAAATACAAATAGTAAATAAAACCACGGATAAAAAAGATTATCTAATACCTATCGTTGCCGATGCAGAAGCTGGTTTTGGAGGTAATCTGAATGCTTTCGAACTGATGAAATCAATGATTGAATCGGGAGCTTCGGGTGTTCATTTTGAAGACCAATTGAGTTCGGCCAAAAAATGCGGTCATTTAGGCGGAAAAGTTTTAGTTCCAACCCAGGAAGCCATCAATAAATTAATTGCCGCTCGCTTGGCAGCCGATGTAATGGGAACACCAACGCTTATCGTAGCAAGAACAGATGCCGATGCTGCCAACTTATTGACGAGCGATATCGACCCAAGAGACACTAAATTCATTACAGGAGAAAAAACGGCCGAAGGATTTTTCTATGTAAACTGTGGCGTAGAACAAGGAATTGACCGTGGATTAAGTTATGCACCGTATGCTGATTTGATCTGGATGGAAACTAGCAACCCCAATTTGGCTTATGCCAAACGTTTTGCCGATGCTATTCATGATAAATTCCCTGGAAAATTATTGGCTTACAACTGCTCGCCTTCATTCAACTGGGCTGCCAAATTATCCGTAGCCGAAATGGAAACCTTCAGAGAAGATTTGGCTGCAATGGGTTATAAATTCCAATTCATCACTTTGGCAGGATTTCATGCGCTTAACACCAGCATGTTTGAATTATCGAAAGCATACAAAGAAAGAGGAATGGCAGGTTACTCCGAATTACAGGAAAGAGAATTTGCTTTACAGCAACACGGTTTCAAAGCTGTAAAACATCAAAATTTTGTAGGCACTTCCTATTTTGACGCCGTACAAAACACCGTTACTACAGGAAAATCCTCAACAACAGCAATGAAAGATTCTACCGAAGTAGCACAGTTTTAA
- a CDS encoding alpha/beta hydrolase yields the protein MKKIITLILIFLCFNSIAQNVNKKWIDINYANDTQVYHNLDIHIPNTEKTSYKVIVIIYGSAWFANNMKAMAFQSMGKPLLDSGFAVISINHRSSSDAKYPAQINDVKAAIRFIRANAKKYNLDSSFIGITGFSSGGHLASLAGTTNGITNYTIGKKTINLEGNLGENTSESSKVDAVVDWFGPVNLALMEACEKPKDEKSPEAAIIGGKPADNLDMISLLSPTTFIDKTDPDFLIIHGDADTIVPYCQSELFAKSLKEKGILADFITVPNGQHGPVTFNETTFKKMTDFFLKEAEKK from the coding sequence ATGAAAAAAATTATCACTTTAATACTGATCTTTTTATGCTTTAACAGCATTGCACAAAACGTTAATAAAAAATGGATTGATATTAACTATGCAAATGATACGCAGGTATATCACAATCTAGACATTCATATTCCAAATACAGAAAAAACTTCATATAAGGTCATTGTAATTATTTATGGCAGCGCATGGTTTGCCAATAATATGAAAGCTATGGCATTTCAGTCTATGGGAAAACCTCTATTAGACTCTGGTTTTGCGGTAATTTCCATAAATCATAGATCAAGTTCCGATGCTAAATATCCTGCTCAAATAAACGATGTAAAAGCAGCTATTAGGTTTATAAGGGCTAACGCAAAAAAATATAATTTAGATTCCTCATTTATTGGTATTACAGGTTTTTCTTCTGGTGGACATTTAGCTTCTTTAGCTGGAACTACCAACGGTATTACAAATTATACAATAGGTAAGAAAACAATAAATTTAGAAGGAAATTTAGGAGAGAATACTTCGGAGAGCAGTAAGGTTGATGCAGTTGTTGATTGGTTTGGTCCTGTAAATTTAGCATTAATGGAAGCTTGTGAAAAGCCAAAAGATGAAAAGTCACCAGAAGCTGCAATTATCGGAGGCAAACCTGCTGATAATTTAGACATGATTAGCTTGCTTAGTCCCACTACTTTTATTGACAAAACTGATCCTGATTTTTTAATAATACATGGTGATGCAGACACTATTGTGCCCTATTGTCAAAGTGAACTTTTTGCTAAATCTTTAAAAGAAAAAGGAATTTTGGCTGATTTTATTACTGTCCCAAACGGACAACACGGGCCTGTAACATTTAATGAAACTACTTTTAAAAAAATGACTGATTTCTTTTTGAAGGAAGCCGAGAAAAAATAA
- the dusB gene encoding tRNA dihydrouridine synthase DusB has protein sequence MIKIGNIILPEFPLLLAPMEDVSDPPFRRLCKTHGADLMYSEFISSEGLIRDAIKSRMKLDIFDYERPVGIQIFGGDEEAMALSSKIVSTVNPDLIDINFGCPVKKVVCKGAGAGVLKDVDLMIRLTQAVIDSTHLPVTVKTRLGWDDSSINIDEVAERLQDIGVAALSIHARTRAQMYKGHSDWSHIARVKNNPRITMPIFGNGDIDSPEKALHYKNEYGIDGIMIGRAAIGYPWIFNEIKHYFKTGEHLAKPTVADRVEAVRNHLTWAMEWKGERLGIVETRPHYTNYFKGIHSFKPFKQKLVTLDHPEELFAVLNEIEEAYTGYEVV, from the coding sequence ATGATTAAGATTGGCAACATTATATTACCCGAATTCCCTCTATTGTTAGCACCTATGGAAGATGTGAGCGACCCTCCTTTCCGCAGATTGTGCAAAACACACGGCGCCGATTTAATGTACTCCGAATTTATTTCTTCCGAAGGACTAATCCGCGACGCCATCAAAAGCCGAATGAAATTAGACATCTTCGATTATGAAAGACCTGTAGGCATCCAAATTTTTGGCGGTGACGAAGAAGCAATGGCGTTATCGTCGAAAATAGTTTCTACCGTAAACCCTGATTTAATAGACATCAATTTTGGCTGTCCCGTAAAAAAAGTTGTTTGCAAAGGCGCAGGTGCCGGAGTTCTGAAAGATGTCGATTTAATGATTCGTTTAACGCAAGCCGTTATCGACAGTACCCATTTGCCAGTAACCGTAAAAACGCGTTTGGGCTGGGACGATAGCTCCATAAATATTGATGAAGTTGCCGAACGTTTGCAGGACATTGGCGTAGCCGCTTTGAGCATCCACGCCAGGACTCGTGCCCAAATGTACAAAGGCCATTCCGATTGGTCGCATATTGCCCGCGTCAAAAACAATCCAAGAATCACAATGCCTATTTTTGGTAACGGAGACATTGATTCTCCAGAAAAAGCATTGCACTATAAAAACGAATACGGCATCGACGGAATAATGATTGGCCGTGCCGCTATTGGCTACCCTTGGATTTTTAACGAAATCAAACATTACTTCAAAACAGGCGAACATCTAGCAAAACCCACTGTTGCCGACAGAGTCGAAGCAGTGCGAAATCACCTCACCTGGGCAATGGAATGGAAAGGAGAACGACTCGGAATTGTGGAAACCCGTCCGCATTATACCAATTATTTCAAAGGGATTCATTCTTTCAAACCTTTCAAACAAAAACTGGTAACCCTCGACCATCCAGAAGAATTATTTGCTGTTCTGAATGAGATTGAAGAGGCTTATACTGGTTATGAGGTGGTCTAA
- a CDS encoding DinB family protein, with product MKTVAAQVITPEDLLKHWQGHRALTRRVIELFPEKDFFEFSIGGMRPFSKLADELLAIAAPALKGIVNREIQPYTEAAEKLIFKAQYLEKWDEATAEINQHWEKLTIEDFNETFKLFGQYEFPIIQNVLYFIDNEIHHRGQGYVYLRALGIEPPFFWER from the coding sequence ATGAAAACAGTAGCAGCGCAAGTTATTACTCCCGAAGATTTATTAAAACACTGGCAAGGACATCGCGCCTTGACACGCCGTGTAATTGAATTATTTCCTGAAAAAGATTTCTTTGAATTTTCAATTGGCGGAATGCGTCCATTTTCGAAATTAGCCGATGAACTTCTTGCCATTGCTGCACCAGCTTTGAAAGGAATTGTAAATCGGGAAATTCAGCCTTATACAGAAGCAGCAGAAAAGTTAATTTTCAAAGCGCAATATCTTGAAAAATGGGATGAAGCTACCGCTGAAATCAATCAGCATTGGGAGAAATTAACGATAGAAGATTTTAACGAAACCTTTAAATTGTTTGGTCAATATGAATTTCCAATCATTCAGAATGTTTTATATTTTATTGATAATGAAATACATCATCGGGGTCAGGGATATGTGTATTTGCGTGCATTAGGCATTGAACCTCCTTTTTTCTGGGAAAGATAA
- a CDS encoding TIGR00266 family protein: MQAHEIDYQIFGEEMQYVEIELDPQEIVIAEAGSFMMMENNIQMETIFGDGSEQQASSGLFGKLLNAGKRVLTGESLFMTAFLNQGNTKSKVSFASPYPGKILPIDLTQFQGKFICQKSSFLCAAKGVSVGIEFSQKLGRGFFGGEGFIMQKIEGDGMAFVHSGGTMAKKELAHGEVLKVDTGCIIGFTKDVDYDIEFIGGIKNSIFGGEGLFYATLRGPGTVYIQSLPFSRLADRIIASAPRSGGSGRDEGSLLGGLGNLLDGDNRF; encoded by the coding sequence ATGCAAGCACACGAAATAGATTATCAGATTTTTGGAGAAGAAATGCAATATGTAGAAATAGAATTGGATCCTCAGGAAATCGTAATTGCCGAAGCGGGCAGTTTTATGATGATGGAAAACAACATCCAAATGGAAACCATTTTTGGTGACGGATCCGAACAGCAAGCCAGTTCAGGTTTATTTGGCAAACTTTTGAATGCCGGAAAAAGAGTTCTTACAGGCGAAAGCTTATTCATGACGGCATTCCTGAATCAAGGCAACACCAAAAGCAAAGTTTCGTTTGCCTCTCCATATCCCGGAAAAATCCTTCCAATTGATTTAACGCAGTTCCAAGGTAAGTTTATCTGTCAAAAAAGTTCTTTTCTATGCGCTGCCAAAGGCGTTTCGGTTGGAATTGAATTCTCCCAAAAACTTGGTCGCGGCTTCTTTGGAGGCGAAGGTTTCATTATGCAAAAAATAGAAGGAGACGGAATGGCGTTTGTTCATTCGGGAGGAACAATGGCTAAAAAAGAATTGGCTCACGGCGAAGTACTAAAAGTAGACACAGGCTGTATAATTGGTTTTACGAAAGATGTTGATTATGATATTGAATTTATAGGCGGAATCAAGAATTCTATCTTTGGAGGTGAAGGTTTGTTTTACGCCACTTTACGCGGGCCAGGAACTGTTTATATTCAATCATTACCTTTCAGCAGATTGGCGGATAGAATCATTGCATCAGCACCAAGATCAGGAGGAAGCGGTCGTGATGAAGGAAGTTTGCTTGGTGGATTGGGTAATCTTTTGGATGGTGATAATCGATTCTAA
- the lepA gene encoding translation elongation factor 4 gives MKHIRNFCIIAHIDHGKSTLADRLLGATQTVTAREEKAQLLDNMDLERERGITIKSHAIQMEYTYKGEEYILNLIDTPGHVDFSYEVSRSIAACEGALLIVDAAQSIQAQTISNLYLALENDLEIIPVLNKVDLPSANPEEVSDDIIDLLGCKLEDIIHASGKTGFGVENILAAIIEKIPAPKGVKDEPLQALIFDSHYNPFRGIEVIFRVKNGEIKKGQKIKFMATGNEYFADEVGTLKLNQVPKNVISTGDVGYLISGIKEAKEVKVGDTITDAKTPTTNMITGFEDVKPMVFAGIYPVDTEDYEDLRSSMEKLQLNDASLVFVPESSAALGFGFRCGFLGMLHMEIIQERLEREFDMTVITTVPNVSYLAYTKKHPEDAFVVNNPSDLPEPSRLDRVEEPYIKATIITKSDFVGNVMSLCIEKRGQITNQTYLTTERVELNFDMPLAEIVFDFYDRLKTVSKGYASFDYSPIGMRTSKLVRLDVLLNGQTVDALSALIHEDNAYNIGKKMTEKLRELIPRQQFDIPIQAAIGAKIIARETIKALRKDVTAKCYGGDISRKRKLLEKQKKGKKRMRQVGNVEIPQEAFMAVLKLND, from the coding sequence ATGAAACATATAAGGAATTTTTGCATTATTGCACATATTGACCATGGGAAAAGTACATTGGCGGATCGTTTATTGGGGGCAACCCAAACGGTAACGGCTCGTGAAGAAAAGGCGCAATTGCTGGACAATATGGACTTGGAACGTGAGCGTGGTATCACGATCAAGAGTCACGCGATACAAATGGAATATACGTATAAAGGCGAAGAATATATCCTGAATCTGATCGATACTCCGGGACACGTGGATTTCTCTTATGAAGTTTCGCGTTCTATTGCGGCTTGCGAAGGTGCGTTGTTGATTGTGGATGCTGCACAGAGTATTCAGGCGCAAACAATTTCTAACTTGTATTTGGCTCTAGAAAATGACTTGGAAATTATTCCGGTTTTGAACAAAGTGGATTTACCAAGCGCCAATCCAGAGGAAGTGAGCGACGATATTATTGATTTGCTTGGATGTAAATTGGAAGATATTATTCATGCTTCGGGTAAAACTGGTTTTGGTGTAGAAAATATTTTGGCTGCAATTATTGAAAAGATTCCAGCTCCAAAAGGAGTGAAAGATGAGCCTCTTCAGGCTTTGATATTTGATTCGCATTACAATCCGTTTCGAGGTATTGAAGTAATTTTCCGTGTGAAAAACGGGGAAATTAAAAAAGGACAAAAAATTAAATTTATGGCGACCGGCAATGAATATTTTGCCGATGAAGTTGGAACTTTGAAATTGAATCAAGTTCCTAAAAATGTGATTTCGACAGGAGATGTTGGGTATTTGATTTCTGGAATTAAAGAAGCGAAAGAAGTAAAAGTAGGTGATACGATTACCGATGCCAAAACGCCTACAACTAATATGATTACTGGTTTTGAGGATGTAAAACCAATGGTATTTGCCGGGATTTATCCTGTAGATACTGAGGATTATGAGGATTTGCGGTCGTCGATGGAAAAACTGCAATTGAATGATGCTTCCCTAGTATTTGTTCCGGAAAGTTCTGCCGCTTTGGGATTTGGTTTCCGTTGTGGATTCTTAGGAATGCTTCACATGGAGATTATCCAAGAGCGATTAGAGCGTGAGTTTGACATGACTGTAATTACTACGGTTCCTAACGTTTCGTATTTGGCTTATACCAAAAAACATCCAGAAGATGCTTTTGTAGTTAACAATCCATCTGATTTGCCAGAACCTTCTCGTTTGGACCGAGTTGAAGAACCTTATATCAAAGCGACTATCATTACCAAATCCGATTTTGTTGGTAACGTTATGAGTTTGTGTATTGAAAAACGTGGTCAAATTACGAATCAAACGTATTTGACAACGGAACGTGTAGAATTGAATTTTGATATGCCTTTGGCAGAGATTGTATTTGATTTTTACGACAGATTGAAAACGGTTTCTAAAGGATATGCTTCATTTGATTATTCTCCAATTGGAATGAGAACTTCAAAATTAGTTCGTTTGGATGTTTTATTGAATGGTCAAACGGTTGATGCCCTTTCGGCGTTGATTCACGAAGACAATGCGTACAACATCGGAAAGAAAATGACCGAGAAATTACGTGAATTGATTCCGAGACAGCAATTTGATATTCCAATTCAAGCGGCGATTGGTGCGAAGATTATTGCCCGTGAAACGATTAAAGCTTTACGTAAAGACGTTACCGCCAAATGTTACGGTGGGGATATTTCTCGTAAACGTAAATTACTTGAAAAACAGAAAAAAGGTAAAAAACGTATGCGTCAGGTAGGAAATGTGGAGATTCCGCAAGAGGCATTTATGGCGGTATTGAAATTAAATGATTAG
- a CDS encoding aminopeptidase P family protein has protein sequence MKYHQIDRALFIKNRAKFMAAMKPNSVAVFNSNDIYPVSADSTLPFAQHRDIFYLSGVDQEESILLLFPDAPYENQREILFLKETSEHIAIWEGEKLTKERAFEVSGIKTVYWLQDFEKILNEMMTYSDIMYINTNEHYRAAVETETREARFVKWWKAKYPAHQVAKSNPILQRIRSIKETEEIDLIQNACNITEKGFRRLLSFVKPNVTEYEIEAELIHEFIRNRSKGFAYTPIIASGNNANVLHYIENNQQCKASDLILLDVAAEYANYSSDLTRTIPVSGRYSDRQKAVYNAVLRVKNEASKMLTPGTLWKQYHVEVGKIMTSELLGLGLIDKADVQNENPEWPAYKKYFMHGTSHHMGLDTHDYGLLHEPIKANMVFTVEPGIYIPAEGFGIRLEDNVVVQEKGEPFNLMRNIPIEVEEIESLMNS, from the coding sequence ATGAAATATCATCAAATTGACCGTGCTCTTTTTATTAAAAACAGAGCAAAATTCATGGCTGCAATGAAACCTAATAGTGTAGCTGTATTTAATTCTAACGATATTTATCCTGTTTCTGCAGACAGTACCTTGCCGTTTGCACAACACCGCGATATTTTTTATTTATCCGGGGTTGATCAGGAAGAAAGCATCTTATTACTTTTCCCAGACGCTCCATACGAGAACCAAAGAGAAATACTATTCTTAAAAGAAACCAGCGAGCATATTGCTATTTGGGAAGGTGAAAAATTGACCAAAGAACGCGCTTTTGAAGTTTCGGGGATTAAAACTGTTTATTGGTTGCAGGATTTCGAAAAAATTTTAAATGAAATGATGACGTATTCAGACATCATGTACATTAACACCAACGAACATTACCGAGCTGCTGTTGAAACAGAAACCCGTGAAGCCCGTTTTGTAAAATGGTGGAAAGCCAAATACCCGGCGCATCAGGTGGCTAAAAGCAATCCTATTTTGCAGCGCATTCGTTCTATCAAAGAAACTGAAGAAATAGATTTAATCCAGAACGCTTGTAATATTACCGAAAAAGGTTTCCGAAGACTGTTGTCTTTTGTAAAACCTAATGTAACCGAATACGAAATCGAAGCCGAATTAATTCACGAATTCATCCGCAATCGTTCCAAAGGTTTTGCCTACACGCCAATTATTGCTTCGGGAAATAATGCCAATGTACTGCATTACATCGAAAACAACCAACAATGCAAAGCGAGTGATTTAATCTTACTGGACGTTGCAGCCGAATATGCCAATTATTCAAGTGATTTGACACGAACTATTCCTGTTTCAGGACGTTATTCAGACAGACAAAAAGCGGTTTACAATGCAGTTTTGCGCGTAAAAAACGAAGCCTCCAAAATGCTTACGCCAGGAACACTTTGGAAGCAATACCATGTAGAAGTGGGTAAAATCATGACTTCCGAATTGCTTGGTTTAGGTTTAATCGACAAAGCCGATGTTCAAAATGAAAATCCGGAATGGCCAGCCTACAAAAAATATTTCATGCACGGAACTTCGCACCACATGGGATTGGACACACACGATTATGGATTATTGCACGAGCCAATAAAAGCCAATATGGTTTTTACCGTTGAGCCCGGAATTTATATTCCTGCCGAAGGTTTCGGAATCCGTTTGGAAGACAATGTTGTTGTTCAGGAAAAAGGAGAGCCTTTCAACTTAATGCGAAACATCCCGATTGAAGTGGAGGAAATCGAAAGTTTGATGAATTCATAA